The following proteins come from a genomic window of Verrucomicrobiia bacterium:
- a CDS encoding HAD-IIIA family hydrolase: protein MKQYKYILLDWDGNLARTLDIWLAALKVPLEKRGHFFSDEEIGANFTVFQERMEALGITDIDAMVAEADEIATREAPNVELYPDALVTLDMLHKAGKKIALVTTSRHGQIDPLLEKYKLQDMFDLIVCGDDVTHHKPNPEPIERAIKLFGATKVEAVMVGDAASDIRAANNAGVDSVLFFPPEHAKFYDIEELRRLHPTHIIESFREIVHIAA from the coding sequence GTGAAACAATACAAATATATCCTGTTGGACTGGGATGGTAATCTGGCGCGAACCCTCGACATTTGGCTGGCGGCCCTCAAGGTGCCGCTGGAGAAGCGTGGCCACTTCTTTAGTGATGAAGAAATTGGTGCCAACTTTACGGTCTTTCAAGAACGTATGGAAGCACTTGGGATTACTGATATTGACGCTATGGTAGCTGAGGCAGACGAGATCGCCACCCGTGAAGCACCGAATGTTGAACTTTACCCCGATGCATTAGTGACACTTGATATGCTCCATAAAGCAGGCAAAAAAATCGCACTCGTAACAACTTCACGTCATGGCCAGATCGACCCTTTGTTAGAAAAGTACAAGCTGCAAGATATGTTTGACCTAATCGTGTGCGGTGATGATGTCACGCACCACAAGCCAAACCCCGAACCAATCGAGAGGGCGATAAAACTATTCGGTGCTACAAAAGTCGAAGCCGTCATGGTTGGTGACGCAGCCAGTGATATCAGGGCCGCTAATAACGCTGGGGTTGATTCTGTCCTGTTCTTTCCACCTGAGCACGCCAAGTTCTATGACATTGAAGAGCTCAGGCGGTTACATCCCACCCATATTATTGAGAGCTTTCGCGAAATCGTTCACATAGCCGCCTAG